Genomic DNA from Acidimicrobiales bacterium:
CGCCGCCCGCCGTCCTCGCTAACCTGCCCCCGATGCTGACCGGTCGGGTCCTCGCCGTGCAGGCCCTCAAGCGAGCGGCCGAGGCCGGGCACATCCGCACCAGCACCCCCATCCCCAAGGCCAACTTCCAGCCCTCCAGCCTGGACCTGCGCTTCGGGCCGGTGGCCTACAAGCTGCGGGCCAGCTTCCTCTCCCACACCTCGACCGTGGCCCGGGGCCTGGAGCGCTACGCCATCGACGAGCTGGCCATGGGGGAGGGGGGCATCGTGCTGGAGCCCCGCCGGCCCTACGTCATCCCCCTGCGGGAGTCGCTGGCCCTGCCCGAGGGGCTGGACGGCTTCGTCAACCCCAAGAGCTCCGCCGGCCGGGTCGACACCCTGTGCCGGGTGCTCACCGACCGGTCGGACTCCTTCGACGAGATCCGGGCCGGCTACAACGGGCCGCTGTACGTGGAGATCGTGTCCCGGACCTTCCCGCTGCTGGTGCGGCCGGACATGACCCTGGTCCAGCTGCGCCTGTTCGACGACGTGCCCGGGGCCCTGGACGGGGCGGCCCTGGCCGCCGAGCACGAGCGCTTCGGCCTGGTCTGCAACCCGGAGACCGACCGGGCCATGGCCCCCGACCTGTCGGGCAGCAGCATCGGCCTGTCGCTGGACCTGCGGGGCGACGAGCACGGCGTGGTCGGCTACCGGGCCAAGCGCAACACCGAGGTCCTGGACTTCGGCCTGCTGGACCAGGAGTGGCGCCGCTTCTGGGAGCCGGTCTACCGGGACGTGGACGAGCCCCGCCTGGTGCTGGAGCCGGAGGAGTTCTACCTGCTGCTGTCGCAGGAGGCCATCACCATCCCGCCGGGGCTGGCGGCCGAGATGGTGCCCTACGACGTGCGCAGCGGCGAGGTCCGCACCCACTACGCCGGGTTCTTCGACCCCGGGTTCGGCTACCAGCGGGGCAAGAAGGGGTGGGGGAGCCGGGCCACCCTGGAGGTGCGGGCCCACGACGTGCCCTTCGTGGTCGAGCAGGGCCAACGGGTGTGCCGGATGGTCTACAGCCACCTGGACGAGCACCCGGACTTCGTCTACGGCAGCGAGATCTCGTCCAACTACCAGGCCCAGATCGTGACCCTCAGCAAGCACTTCACCCGCCCCACCAGCGAGCCCGATGCCCAGCAGCTCACCCTCATGCAGGGCGCCTAGGCCGGTGGCGGCCCCGCTCAGGCGGCCAGGGCGGATCGGGCCCCGGGGGCCAGCTCCAGGGTGACGACGTGGCCGCAGCGGTCGCAGGCCAGGCGGACCTCGTCGGTGCCCGGGTCCAGGACGGGGGAGGGCGGGTAGGGGTCGAGGTGGTCGGTGCAGTAGTCGCAGGTCTCCATGCCCGCGCACCCTACGGAGGGGGTGTGACAGTGGTCGTCGGAGGGGC
This window encodes:
- a CDS encoding 2'-deoxycytidine 5'-triphosphate deaminase, with the translated sequence MLTGRVLAVQALKRAAEAGHIRTSTPIPKANFQPSSLDLRFGPVAYKLRASFLSHTSTVARGLERYAIDELAMGEGGIVLEPRRPYVIPLRESLALPEGLDGFVNPKSSAGRVDTLCRVLTDRSDSFDEIRAGYNGPLYVEIVSRTFPLLVRPDMTLVQLRLFDDVPGALDGAALAAEHERFGLVCNPETDRAMAPDLSGSSIGLSLDLRGDEHGVVGYRAKRNTEVLDFGLLDQEWRRFWEPVYRDVDEPRLVLEPEEFYLLLSQEAITIPPGLAAEMVPYDVRSGEVRTHYAGFFDPGFGYQRGKKGWGSRATLEVRAHDVPFVVEQGQRVCRMVYSHLDEHPDFVYGSEISSNYQAQIVTLSKHFTRPTSEPDAQQLTLMQGA